In Rickettsia endosymbiont of Gonocerus acuteangulatus, the following are encoded in one genomic region:
- the tnpA gene encoding IS200/IS605 family transposase, giving the protein MSKYIHKSHNVTVLLYHMVFPAKYRRAVFDVSVDQVLREICLEIEKRYQIKFLEIGVDEDHVHFLVQSVPTYSVTKIVTTIKSVTARQIFRQCPQVKKQLWGGEFWTDGYFTSTVGKHGNENMIGKYVKNQGKEYQKLHEDHQLAFF; this is encoded by the coding sequence ATGAGCAAATATATACATAAAAGTCATAATGTTACGGTACTGCTGTATCACATGGTATTTCCAGCAAAATATCGCCGAGCAGTGTTTGACGTATCAGTTGATCAAGTATTACGAGAAATATGTTTAGAGATAGAAAAGAGATATCAAATAAAATTTTTAGAAATAGGGGTTGATGAAGATCATGTCCATTTTTTGGTACAATCTGTACCAACCTATAGCGTAACAAAAATAGTAACAACAATTAAAAGTGTTACAGCTCGTCAAATATTTAGACAGTGTCCACAGGTAAAGAAACAATTATGGGGTGGAGAATTTTGGACTGATGGATATTTTACGAGTACGGTAGGTAAGCATGGAAATGAGAATATGATAGGAAAATACGTAAAAAACCAAGGCAAGGAATATCAGAAACTGCATGAGGATCATCAGCTAGCTTTCTTCTAA
- a CDS encoding F0F1 ATP synthase subunit C has product MDMVSLKFIGVGCMAIGMLGAALGVSNIFSSLLNSIARNPSATEQLQRMALIGAGLAEAMGLFSFVIAMLLIFS; this is encoded by the coding sequence ATGGATATGGTTTCTTTAAAGTTCATTGGTGTTGGTTGTATGGCTATTGGAATGCTTGGTGCAGCTTTAGGCGTCAGTAATATATTTAGTTCACTACTTAATTCAATAGCTAGAAATCCTTCAGCTACCGAACAGCTTCAGAGAATGGCACTTATTGGTGCAGGTCTTGCTGAAGCAATGGGGCTTTTTTCTTTTGTAATCGCAATGCTACTTATCTTTTCCTAA
- the rpsB gene encoding 30S ribosomal protein S2: MSKIPPINVKDLLDAGVHFGHKTSRWNPKMAPYIYGERDEVHIIDLRQTAALMNVALNAIYETVKNDGKVLFVSTKIQASDIIAEYAEKCGQYYVNHRWLGGMLTNWKTISGSIEKLNKLEQTLENEEACIGYTKKEILDMNRKKDKLLLSLAGIRELHSKPDLIVIIDTNKEHIAISEAVRLNIPIVAVVDTNSNPDYIDYPIPGNDDAIRSIRFYCSLFADAALQGLEESMKASGVDLGSIQEHGDKNLAPKNVSKLKQAKKFSKTKNINEEANTEFEQALSDADEDKN, encoded by the coding sequence ATGTCAAAAATACCACCAATTAATGTTAAAGATTTATTAGATGCCGGCGTGCATTTTGGTCATAAGACTTCACGTTGGAATCCTAAAATGGCACCTTATATATATGGTGAGCGTGATGAGGTACATATAATTGATTTAAGACAAACAGCAGCTTTAATGAATGTTGCTTTAAATGCAATATATGAAACTGTAAAAAATGATGGCAAAGTATTATTTGTAAGTACAAAAATACAAGCAAGCGATATTATAGCAGAATATGCTGAAAAATGCGGACAATACTATGTAAATCATAGATGGCTTGGCGGAATGCTAACTAACTGGAAAACTATTTCAGGTTCCATAGAGAAATTAAATAAATTAGAACAAACTTTGGAAAATGAAGAAGCTTGCATCGGTTATACTAAGAAAGAAATACTTGATATGAACCGCAAGAAAGATAAATTACTTTTATCACTCGCTGGAATCAGAGAGTTACATTCTAAGCCAGATTTAATAGTAATTATCGATACTAATAAAGAACATATTGCAATTAGTGAAGCTGTAAGGCTTAATATACCTATCGTGGCTGTTGTAGATACTAATTCTAATCCTGACTATATAGATTATCCAATTCCAGGTAATGATGATGCGATAAGATCAATTAGGTTCTATTGTAGTTTATTTGCTGATGCTGCACTACAAGGTTTAGAAGAATCAATGAAAGCTTCCGGAGTCGATTTAGGTAGTATCCAAGAACATGGCGATAAAAATTTAGCTCCTAAAAATGTTTCTAAATTAAAACAAGCTAAAAAGTTCTCTAAAACAAAAAATATCAATGAAGAAGCAAATACAGAATTTGAGCAAGCATTAAGTGATGCTGATGAAGATAAAAATTAG
- a CDS encoding ATP F0F1 synthase subunit B' (Produces ATP from ADP in the presence of a proton gradient across the membrane. Subunit B' is part of the membrane proton channel.) has protein sequence MPQFDINTYYSQIFWLIVTFSLLYIFVYKFIVTKIERVLNNRQSNIQDNIAKADELAFEIEKLNKYYNEEITRISTEIDRLKKEKIDSLEAEFLIKKNNLEQNLRKLINQNIKDIKLVAEKFRTSKVDATIMLAASIIEKITGTKADINLLKNIKIQ, from the coding sequence ATGCCTCAATTTGATATTAATACATATTATTCACAAATTTTTTGGCTAATAGTTACTTTTAGCTTATTATATATTTTTGTCTACAAATTTATAGTTACTAAAATTGAAAGAGTTTTAAATAATAGACAATCTAATATTCAAGATAACATTGCAAAAGCAGATGAATTAGCTTTTGAAATCGAAAAGCTAAATAAATATTATAATGAAGAAATAACAAGAATAAGTACTGAAATAGACAGGTTAAAAAAAGAAAAAATAGATTCTTTAGAGGCAGAATTTTTAATTAAAAAAAATAATTTAGAACAAAACCTACGAAAGCTTATAAATCAAAATATTAAAGATATAAAATTAGTTGCAGAAAAATTTAGAACTAGTAAAGTAGATGCGACTATAATGCTTGCTGCTAGTATTATCGAAAAAATCACTGGCACTAAAGCAGATATAAACTTACTAAAAAATATAAAAATACAATAA
- the tsf gene encoding translation elongation factor Ts, which produces MSEVNISANDVRELREKTGAGMMDCKKALIETKGNLEEAVDFLHKKGLAAAKKAGRVAAEGLTAAKVDGLNGVVVEINSETDFVARNPEFQDLVKNIAALAINAENVEKLKTSIMPNDNSVEEDIIRCIAKIGENLTLRRMEVLKVSEGAIGSYVHNEVVPNLGKISVLVGLQSSTKDTAKLKVLANQIAVHIAGNNPQSIDNSGLDQALVERERKVFFEKSKEEGKPDNIIEKMVEGRIRKFFAEVVLLQQNFLFDNKLTVAEVIKNAAKELGAEIQITKFIRYELGEGIEQEEKNFADEVAAVIKG; this is translated from the coding sequence ATGAGTGAAGTAAATATAAGTGCTAATGACGTTAGAGAGCTCAGAGAAAAAACTGGTGCTGGAATGATGGATTGTAAAAAAGCCTTAATCGAGACTAAAGGCAATCTTGAAGAAGCTGTTGACTTTTTGCATAAAAAAGGTCTTGCTGCTGCAAAGAAAGCCGGACGTGTTGCTGCTGAAGGGTTAACAGCTGCTAAAGTTGACGGATTAAATGGAGTTGTTGTTGAAATAAATTCTGAAACCGATTTTGTCGCAAGAAATCCAGAGTTTCAAGATTTAGTGAAAAATATTGCTGCTCTTGCAATAAATGCTGAAAATGTAGAAAAATTAAAAACATCTATCATGCCAAATGATAATTCAGTAGAAGAAGATATTATAAGATGTATCGCAAAAATAGGCGAAAACTTAACACTACGCCGCATGGAAGTACTAAAAGTATCTGAAGGAGCTATTGGCTCATACGTACATAATGAAGTTGTACCAAATTTAGGTAAAATTTCTGTGTTAGTAGGGCTACAATCAAGCACAAAAGATACAGCAAAATTAAAAGTTTTGGCCAACCAAATTGCAGTTCATATAGCAGGGAATAATCCGCAAAGTATAGATAATTCCGGTTTAGATCAAGCCCTTGTAGAACGTGAGAGAAAAGTATTCTTTGAGAAGTCAAAAGAAGAAGGTAAGCCTGACAATATTATCGAAAAAATGGTAGAAGGCAGAATTCGTAAATTCTTTGCTGAAGTTGTGCTATTACAACAAAATTTCTTATTTGATAATAAACTAACTGTTGCTGAAGTAATCAAAAATGCTGCTAAAGAACTTGGTGCAGAAATTCAAATTACTAAATTTATCAGATATGAACTTGGTGAGGGTATAGAGCAGGAAGAAAAAAACTTCGCTGATGAAGTAGCAGCAGTAATAAAAGGCTAG
- a CDS encoding AtpZ/AtpI family protein, with the protein MDNNKLKDIKTRINQLKIDKTPNSNLQQEISPFTIAIDLVSGTMVGFVIGLLTDKFFDSKPLFIIIFTIIGIIAGFNIVRQSLISKK; encoded by the coding sequence GTGGATAATAATAAATTAAAAGATATTAAAACAAGAATTAATCAGTTAAAAATTGATAAAACTCCTAATTCTAACTTGCAACAGGAAATAAGTCCGTTTACTATAGCTATAGACTTAGTTTCGGGAACAATGGTAGGGTTTGTTATTGGTTTATTAACTGATAAATTCTTTGATTCTAAACCTTTATTTATTATTATATTTACCATAATCGGAATTATAGCAGGATTTAATATAGTCAGGCAAAGTCTAATCAGTAAGAAATAA
- the ctrA gene encoding response regulator transcription factor CtrA, with the protein MRVLLIEDEPEMANLIELTLASEGIVCDKVSVGLEGLRLGKLGRYDLMILDLMLPDINGFEILLRLRAAKIKTPILILSSLTDTDQKITGFSSGADDYLTKPFVREELIARIKAIVRRSKGHAASVFRLDKVSVNLDTRSVEIDGKKVHLTNKEYAILELLILRRGTILTKEMFLNHLYSSLDEPETKIIDVFICKLRKKLSDAAGGKDYIDTVWGRGYMLKEYDENGHGHKEALAQGA; encoded by the coding sequence ATGAGAGTTTTATTAATTGAAGATGAACCAGAAATGGCTAATCTAATTGAGCTTACTTTAGCTTCAGAAGGAATAGTTTGCGATAAAGTTTCGGTTGGTTTAGAAGGTTTAAGATTAGGTAAACTTGGTAGGTATGATCTGATGATTTTAGATCTAATGTTACCTGATATTAATGGTTTCGAAATATTACTAAGATTGCGTGCAGCAAAAATAAAAACCCCTATTTTAATCTTATCTAGCTTAACTGATACAGATCAAAAGATTACTGGCTTTTCTTCAGGAGCTGATGACTACTTAACTAAACCATTTGTTAGAGAAGAGCTAATCGCTAGAATTAAAGCTATAGTTAGACGTTCTAAAGGGCATGCTGCATCAGTATTTAGATTAGATAAAGTCAGTGTAAATTTAGATACTAGAAGTGTTGAAATTGACGGTAAAAAAGTACATTTAACCAATAAAGAATATGCTATTTTAGAACTATTAATATTGCGTAGAGGAACAATTTTAACTAAAGAGATGTTCTTAAATCATTTATATAGTAGTCTTGATGAACCTGAAACGAAGATCATTGATGTATTTATCTGTAAATTGCGTAAGAAATTAAGTGATGCTGCTGGTGGTAAAGACTATATAGATACAGTTTGGGGACGCGGTTATATGTTAAAAGAGTATGATGAGAATGGACATGGACATAAGGAAGCTTTAGCCCAAGGAGCATAG
- the queF gene encoding NADPH-dependent 7-cyano-7-deazaguanine reductase QueF (Catalyzes the NADPH-dependent reduction of 7-cyano-7-deazaguanine (preQ0) to 7-aminomethyl-7-deazaguanine (preQ1) in queuosine biosynthesis) codes for MTLSNSALGKKSTYKDTYDPTLLFKIPRIDNRKELGLVNDKLPFFGIDVWNAYELSWLDKKGKPCVAIFTFFVPTTSSHIVESKSVKLYLNSFNNFAVDSVDELKRIVLQDLSKATHVEVTGEIFPINTKIEFGTPTGINIDDLDIECSEYGPPNNSLIKHEDVLVEEELNSNLLKSNCLVTGQPDWGTIIIKYKGKKLKHDALLKYLISFRNFNEFAEQCAERIFTDIKNAINPEFLSIYIIYTRRGGIDICPYRTTDSNYTLPSSKRLIRQ; via the coding sequence ATGACATTATCTAATTCCGCTCTTGGTAAAAAAAGTACTTATAAAGATACTTATGATCCAACTTTATTATTTAAAATCCCACGCATAGATAATCGTAAAGAATTAGGTCTAGTTAATGATAAGCTTCCATTTTTTGGCATAGATGTTTGGAATGCTTATGAGCTATCTTGGCTTGATAAAAAAGGCAAGCCTTGTGTTGCGATCTTTACTTTTTTTGTGCCAACAACTTCTTCTCATATCGTAGAATCTAAATCAGTAAAGTTATATCTTAATTCTTTTAATAATTTTGCTGTTGATTCCGTCGATGAGTTAAAAAGAATTGTTTTGCAAGATTTAAGTAAGGCTACACATGTCGAAGTGACAGGAGAAATATTTCCTATAAATACAAAAATAGAATTTGGTACTCCAACCGGCATTAACATCGATGATTTAGATATAGAATGTAGTGAATATGGTCCACCCAATAATAGCTTGATTAAACATGAAGATGTTTTAGTAGAGGAAGAACTTAATTCTAATTTATTAAAATCAAACTGTTTAGTAACAGGGCAACCGGATTGGGGGACAATAATTATAAAATATAAAGGAAAAAAGTTAAAACACGATGCACTTCTAAAATATTTAATATCTTTTAGAAATTTTAATGAATTTGCCGAGCAATGTGCAGAGCGTATTTTTACTGATATCAAAAATGCTATAAATCCTGAATTTCTTTCTATCTATATAATATATACAAGACGAGGCGGAATTGATATTTGCCCGTATCGTACAACTGATTCAAACTATACTCTACCGAGTTCTAAAAGACTAATTAGGCAGTGA
- a CDS encoding F0F1 ATP synthase subunit B yields MHFLDESFWLAISFIIFVYLIYRPAKKAILKSLDTKVLEVQERVLKAEKLKDDAKLLFEQTEEQIKNLEALQLQMTKENNEITKKIVQEKTKEIEEFLEHKKVETIKLIESQKLLASKELQDEFSDEVVKLVSEYFHSTKNNNLSETDIAKNLMDKV; encoded by the coding sequence ATGCATTTTCTAGATGAAAGCTTTTGGCTTGCTATTAGTTTTATAATTTTTGTATATTTAATTTATAGACCAGCAAAAAAAGCAATTTTAAAATCTTTAGACACGAAAGTTTTAGAAGTACAAGAGAGAGTTCTAAAAGCTGAAAAATTAAAAGATGATGCAAAATTATTATTTGAACAAACTGAAGAGCAAATAAAAAATTTAGAAGCTTTGCAACTTCAAATGACCAAAGAAAATAACGAAATCACAAAAAAAATAGTTCAAGAGAAAACTAAAGAAATTGAAGAATTTTTAGAGCATAAGAAAGTTGAAACTATTAAATTAATTGAAAGCCAAAAATTATTAGCAAGTAAAGAATTACAAGATGAATTTTCTGATGAAGTTGTTAAACTCGTTTCAGAATATTTTCACTCAACCAAAAATAATAATCTCTCAGAAACTGACATAGCTAAGAATTTAATGGATAAAGTATAG
- the cysS gene encoding cysteine--tRNA ligase — protein MQIYLFNTLTQGTELFKPEDQTNVKMYVCGPTVYDNPHIGNSRSVVVYDLLYRILIEIFEAKSVKYVRNITDVDDKIIERAATSGISINELTDKVTKEFHTNMEYLFCLSPTTEPKATQHIDVMIEIIEKLIKSGHAYIADDHVYFDVLSAPNYTELSNRKLEDMFEGVRVENSKTKKHPQDFVLWKPAKPDEDANMNFKSPWGLGRPGWHIECSAMSYKYLGKNFDIHGGGADLIFPHHTNEIAQSKCAFPGSTYAKYWVHNGFLTVNGEKMSKSLGNFITVRDLMDKQIKGEIVRLFLLSTHYRRPLDYNDKAIEDAKKTLDYWYRAVQNINMREIDHLPNNFMEALLDDMNSTLAIKIINDYAKAIFTATNEEEKISNASNLIACANFIGLMNETPHEWFNKDVDENYINNLINERLEAKKQKNWGLADQIRNKLLNEKIILEDKPDGTTIWRKE, from the coding sequence ATGCAAATTTACTTATTTAATACTCTCACTCAAGGCACAGAGCTCTTTAAACCTGAAGATCAGACTAATGTAAAAATGTATGTCTGCGGACCTACTGTTTATGATAACCCACATATAGGCAATAGTAGATCGGTGGTAGTATATGATTTACTCTACCGCATACTTATAGAAATATTTGAAGCTAAATCTGTAAAATATGTACGGAATATTACTGATGTAGATGACAAGATAATTGAGAGAGCAGCAACATCAGGCATTAGCATTAATGAATTAACGGACAAAGTTACAAAAGAATTTCATACGAATATGGAGTATCTATTTTGTTTATCACCTACTACAGAACCAAAGGCTACGCAGCATATTGATGTAATGATCGAAATAATAGAAAAGCTAATTAAATCTGGGCATGCATATATTGCAGATGATCATGTTTATTTTGATGTTTTATCAGCTCCTAACTATACGGAACTATCTAATCGAAAATTAGAGGATATGTTTGAGGGCGTACGGGTAGAAAATAGTAAAACTAAAAAGCATCCACAGGATTTCGTTTTATGGAAACCAGCTAAACCGGATGAAGATGCAAATATGAACTTTAAAAGCCCATGGGGGCTAGGGCGTCCCGGCTGGCATATTGAATGTTCAGCGATGAGCTATAAATATTTAGGTAAAAACTTTGATATTCATGGCGGTGGTGCTGATTTAATATTTCCTCACCATACTAACGAGATCGCACAAAGTAAATGTGCATTTCCAGGTTCTACTTACGCAAAATACTGGGTTCATAATGGCTTTTTAACGGTTAACGGCGAAAAAATGAGTAAATCTCTTGGTAATTTTATTACTGTCAGGGATTTAATGGATAAACAAATTAAAGGCGAGATAGTGAGATTATTTTTATTAAGTACCCATTATAGACGCCCTCTTGATTATAACGATAAGGCTATAGAAGATGCTAAAAAAACTTTAGATTATTGGTATAGAGCTGTCCAAAATATAAACATGCGGGAGATAGATCACTTACCAAATAATTTCATGGAAGCACTGCTTGACGATATGAATAGTACGCTTGCTATTAAAATAATTAACGACTATGCCAAAGCTATTTTTACAGCTACAAACGAGGAAGAAAAGATATCTAACGCCTCTAATCTTATTGCTTGTGCTAATTTTATTGGATTAATGAATGAAACACCTCATGAATGGTTTAATAAAGATGTAGACGAAAATTATATAAATAATCTTATTAATGAACGCTTAGAAGCAAAAAAACAAAAAAATTGGGGATTAGCTGATCAAATTCGTAACAAATTATTAAATGAAAAAATAATTTTAGAAGATAAGCCAGACGGCACTACTATATGGAGGAAAGAATAA
- a CDS encoding CarD family transcriptional regulator, protein MVNIAQSEDKTEQQKSEFKIGQRIVYPAHGVGEITNIENHTIAGTEIKVYVISFPQDKMTLKVPVSRATVVGLRAVASKKDLDLIYSTLQGKPKQGNRMWSRRAQEYEGKINSGNIVAVAEVLRDLHKNVDNDRSYSERTLYEAALNRLAGELAILENIDPSEAINKLVEVLREKLVA, encoded by the coding sequence ATGGTAAATATAGCACAATCCGAAGACAAAACAGAACAACAAAAATCTGAGTTTAAAATAGGACAAAGAATTGTTTATCCTGCACACGGAGTAGGTGAGATTACGAATATAGAGAACCATACTATTGCAGGTACTGAGATAAAGGTATATGTAATCTCTTTTCCTCAAGATAAAATGACTCTAAAAGTACCAGTTAGCAGAGCCACAGTTGTAGGGCTTAGAGCAGTTGCGAGCAAAAAAGACCTAGATTTAATATATTCAACCCTTCAAGGCAAGCCAAAACAGGGTAATAGAATGTGGAGCAGAAGAGCTCAAGAATATGAAGGAAAGATTAATTCAGGTAATATTGTGGCAGTTGCTGAGGTATTACGTGACTTACATAAAAATGTTGATAATGATCGCTCTTATAGTGAAAGAACTCTTTATGAAGCAGCTCTAAATAGACTTGCAGGTGAACTTGCTATTCTTGAGAACATAGATCCATCTGAAGCTATTAACAAGTTAGTGGAAGTATTACGTGAAAAGTTGGTGGCATAA
- the tsaE gene encoding tRNA (adenosine(37)-N6)-threonylcarbamoyltransferase complex ATPase subunit type 1 TsaE, whose protein sequence is MLNSQTILNSEEETKNFARAFAATLKPNNIVLLNGDLGVGKTFFGREIIKHLCGDNTSIISPTFNLLQTYKAPHFTIYHYDLYRLKSPEEIYELGLEEALSGNLTLIEWSEIIKHLLPTPLIEVNLKLLDDDKRLCNIANEY, encoded by the coding sequence ATGTTAAATAGTCAAACCATATTAAATAGTGAAGAAGAAACAAAAAACTTTGCTAGGGCTTTTGCTGCAACCTTAAAACCTAATAATATTGTGTTATTAAATGGTGATCTTGGAGTAGGTAAAACTTTTTTTGGTCGTGAAATTATTAAACATTTATGTGGTGACAACACCTCAATTATAAGCCCAACCTTTAACTTATTACAAACATATAAAGCACCTCATTTTACTATCTATCATTATGATCTTTATCGTCTAAAATCACCTGAAGAAATATATGAATTAGGGCTTGAAGAGGCATTAAGCGGTAATCTAACTTTAATAGAATGGTCTGAAATTATTAAGCACCTCCTACCTACGCCTTTAATTGAAGTAAATTTAAAATTATTAGATGATGATAAACGTTTGTGTAATATAGCTAACGAGTATTAG
- a CDS encoding F0F1 ATP synthase subunit A, whose protein sequence is MLHNPLVQFNIKKLIDIQVMYFDISFTNSAAYMLLASVLASTYFYLAFSNPRLVPSRLQISGEIIYNLVADMLNQNVGSKGRKFVPVIFTLFVFILFCNLFGMIPYGFTVTSHIIITFALAILVFLMVTIVGFVKHGMHFLSLFLPHGTPLWLAPLMIIIELFTYLARPASLSLRLAANMMAGHILLKVIASFVVTLMIYLKFLPIPLMVILIGFEIFVAILQAYIFTILSCVYLNDAVNLH, encoded by the coding sequence ATGCTTCATAATCCTTTAGTACAATTTAATATAAAAAAGCTGATAGACATCCAAGTGATGTATTTCGATATCAGCTTTACTAATTCAGCTGCTTATATGCTACTTGCTAGTGTTTTAGCTTCAACTTACTTTTACTTGGCTTTTTCAAATCCTAGGTTAGTACCATCAAGGTTACAAATAAGTGGCGAAATAATCTATAATCTTGTAGCTGATATGCTAAATCAGAATGTAGGCAGTAAAGGACGCAAGTTTGTTCCTGTGATTTTCACTCTATTTGTTTTTATTTTATTTTGTAATTTATTTGGCATGATACCTTACGGGTTTACTGTTACCAGCCATATCATTATTACTTTCGCTTTAGCAATTCTAGTATTTTTAATGGTGACTATAGTTGGCTTTGTAAAGCACGGCATGCATTTTCTTTCCCTTTTCTTGCCCCATGGTACGCCTTTATGGCTTGCCCCACTAATGATCATAATTGAATTATTTACATATCTAGCAAGACCGGCTAGTTTATCCCTAAGGCTTGCGGCAAATATGATGGCAGGTCATATTTTATTAAAAGTAATTGCTAGCTTTGTTGTAACCTTGATGATTTACTTGAAATTTCTACCAATACCTCTTATGGTTATATTAATTGGGTTTGAAATCTTTGTCGCAATTCTTCAGGCTTATATTTTTACTATTTTATCTTGTGTATATCTTAATGATGCTGTTAATTTACACTAG
- a CDS encoding DsbA family protein, translated as MRNSFITLIFLLLLSGCSEEKEKVVEQESSKSIAPAQTSASDENNNQTTEVTTPAVITPAVQEQIEQKPEVKTFKVTFKIDENDMVLGNKDSKIVVVEYFSPTCPHCAYYHSTIFPELKQKYIDTNKIAYVTREFIATKQDLDASILARCKGYINSFMLFHDIMLKQQDKWSVSNKYRELLTDIGQLGGVTPEEYKKCLSDDKITETLIANTNFITKAPKFIGTPSFFVNGVQTENYSMNSISAAIDKAIEESKNKIDL; from the coding sequence ATGCGAAATAGTTTTATTACGTTAATATTTCTATTACTTTTGAGTGGTTGCTCAGAAGAAAAAGAGAAAGTAGTAGAGCAAGAATCATCTAAATCTATAGCTCCGGCTCAGACTTCAGCTTCAGATGAAAACAATAACCAAACAACGGAAGTAACAACTCCAGCTGTAATAACTCCGGCTGTGCAAGAACAAATCGAGCAAAAGCCTGAAGTAAAAACTTTTAAGGTTACTTTTAAGATTGATGAAAATGACATGGTTCTTGGGAATAAAGATTCTAAAATAGTTGTGGTGGAATATTTCTCTCCTACTTGCCCACATTGTGCTTATTATCACTCTACAATTTTTCCTGAACTTAAGCAAAAATATATAGATACTAACAAAATAGCATATGTTACTAGAGAATTTATTGCTACTAAACAAGATTTAGACGCTTCTATTTTAGCACGTTGCAAAGGTTATATAAATAGCTTTATGCTGTTTCATGATATTATGTTAAAGCAACAAGATAAATGGTCAGTTAGTAATAAATATAGAGAGTTATTAACTGATATAGGTCAGCTTGGCGGCGTTACTCCGGAAGAGTACAAAAAATGTTTGAGCGATGATAAAATTACTGAAACCTTAATTGCTAACACTAATTTTATAACAAAAGCACCAAAATTTATAGGAACTCCTTCTTTCTTTGTTAACGGAGTACAAACTGAGAATTATAGTATGAACAGTATTTCAGCAGCAATAGATAAAGCCATAGAAGAATCAAAAAATAAAATAGATTTATAG
- a CDS encoding IS30 family transposase, with protein MMNRKYRHLSREERYEIKRMYDLGVSINKIAQHLTRSKSAISMELKRNKVKDKYMPCVAQEKYENRMYQQELLKIEKNPMLLDYIKNAMIRKKWSPDAIAGKLKLDKNTALCISTESIYRFVYTSAVAAKLKLYSYLPSKRYKRQERGKRRQRIIIPQRISIHQRDAIATKKVEVGNFEADLTFHKGNQSMNIGALVDKKSQKIILVLNNSKRATTVTNGFLRKIKTLPNSVRKTITMDNGKEFVGHVAYRLSGFQTFFCDPYRPRQKALVEKMNSMIHRILPKNTDITTVTQRGLMLLRF; from the coding sequence ATGATGAACAGAAAATATAGACACTTATCTCGAGAAGAGAGATATGAGATAAAAAGAATGTATGACCTAGGAGTCAGTATTAATAAGATAGCACAACATCTTACGAGGTCTAAAAGCGCTATTAGTATGGAGCTAAAAAGAAATAAGGTAAAAGATAAGTATATGCCTTGTGTTGCTCAGGAAAAATATGAAAATAGGATGTATCAGCAAGAGTTATTAAAAATAGAAAAGAACCCTATGTTGTTAGATTATATTAAAAATGCTATGATTCGCAAGAAATGGTCGCCGGATGCTATAGCCGGAAAGTTAAAACTAGACAAAAATACAGCTTTGTGTATCAGTACAGAAAGTATATATAGATTTGTTTACACTTCTGCAGTAGCAGCTAAATTAAAGTTATATAGCTATTTACCTTCTAAAAGATATAAAAGGCAAGAAAGAGGGAAGAGGCGTCAAAGGATCATTATACCACAAAGGATCTCAATACATCAGCGTGATGCAATAGCTACGAAAAAGGTAGAAGTAGGGAATTTTGAGGCAGATCTTACATTTCATAAAGGTAATCAAAGTATGAATATTGGTGCACTGGTGGATAAAAAGAGTCAAAAGATTATTTTAGTGCTGAATAACTCCAAGAGAGCTACAACAGTTACCAATGGTTTTTTAAGAAAGATAAAAACTCTTCCAAATAGTGTGAGAAAGACTATTACTATGGATAATGGCAAAGAGTTTGTGGGGCATGTTGCCTATAGACTATCTGGGTTTCAAACTTTCTTTTGTGATCCATACCGCCCTAGACAAAAAGCATTAGTGGAAAAAATGAATTCTATGATTCATAGAATTTTACCTAAAAATACAGATATTACTACCGTTACACAAAGAGGTCTAATGTTGCTGAGATTTTAA